The Mytilus trossulus isolate FHL-02 chromosome 13, PNRI_Mtr1.1.1.hap1, whole genome shotgun sequence genome has a segment encoding these proteins:
- the LOC134695246 gene encoding venom prothrombin activator pseutarin-C non-catalytic subunit-like: MNYIRVRFILCISVLTFSTAVRKTFLHKRFLLAHDQNNAGNCDADILKTHYNDFIIRSSSELYHGDTVHDFSVSRGLIDSKEYSSSDGVTHMGSWSANFNNFHQFIEIKMKKNFNLTGIVTQGRYGCCQEWVASYRILYSDDCNSWRALDSKSGALFTGNSDENTKVTNTFDEPFVVKCLRINPIKFHNHISMRFGLIGHPVQPDGSCSQQSSASSSSPIKVTQPSTTTSQPRKITTLQTMHGTGKCQSSPCINNGICRNTQNSYQCFCPSSDNGRIIYSGKQCQIVLDTSKIGKDSTTLPTTMITGWVHIPGR; encoded by the exons ATG AATTATATACGAGTTAGATTTATACTTTGCATTAGTGTTCTAACATTTAGCACAGCTGTAAGAAAAACATTCCTCCACAAACGTTTTCTACTTGCACATGACCAAAATAACG cTGGTAATTGTGATGCGGATATTCTAAAAACTCATTATAATGACTTCATCATCCGATCATCAAGTGAACTTTACCATGGTGATACAGTACACGATTTTAGTGTGTCAAGGGGACTGATTGACTCTAAAGAGTACAGCAGCAGTGATGGAGTGACACATATGGGATCGTGGTCTGCTAACTTTAATAATTTCCACCAATTCATAGAG ataaaaatgaagaaaaatttcaacttaACAGGCATAGTTACGCAAGGTAGATATGGCTGCTGCCAGGAATGGGTCGCGTCTTATCGCATACTTTATAGTGATGATTGCAACAGTTGGCGGGCACTAGATAGTAAAAGCGGCGCG CTCTTTACAGGCAACTCCGACGAAAACACAAAAGTAACCAATACGTTTGACGAACCTTTTGTTGTAAAATGTCTGCGTATAAATCCAATCAAATTTCATAATCATATATCAATGAGATTCGGGTTGATTGGACACCCAGTGCAGCCCGATGGTTCCTGCAGTCAGCAGTCGTCTGCTTCATCGTCTTCGCCGATTAAAGTAACACAACCATCTACAACAACTTCACAACCACgaaaaataacaacattacaGACAATGCACG GCACTGGTAAATGTCAGAGCTCACCATGCATTAACAATGGTATATGTAGAAATACACAGAACAGTTACCAGTGTTTCTGTCCAAGCTCAGATAACGGTAGAATCATATATTCAGGAAAACAATGTCAGATCGTACTGGACACATCGAAAATAGGAAAAG ATTCAACAACATTGCCAACTACAATGATCACGGGATGGGTTCATATACCTGGACGATAA